Below is a window of Leisingera sp. S132 DNA.
GCAGCGCGGCCGCGCGCGTGAAGAGGAAGGAGTAACAGCATGAGCAAGCCCGTTCTTTGCGCCCTTGAACTGAACGACCGGGATCTGGACGAAAAGGTTCTGGTACAGGCCGCACGGCTGGCCGGTCTGGATGGCGCGCAGCTGGATGTTGTCAACGTGCTGCCTGACTTTGGTGAGAGCTGGGTCTCGGGCTTTTTTGAGGAGCACCACCACGAGAAGGCAGTCAAAGACACCACTCAACGGCTGACCGGCCTGTGCGAAAGCGTTCTGGGCAAGGAGCGCAATGCCAAGGTCCGCCATCTGGTGGCGACCGGGACGGCCTATCAGGAGATCCTGAAAGTTGCGCAAACCGCAGGCAGCGGGCTGATTGTGATCGGCGCGCATAAGCCGGACCTGAAGGATTACCTGCTGGGGCCCAACGCGGCCCGGGTGATCCGCCACTCGGACTGTTCGGTCTTTGTGGTCCGCTAAGCTGAACAAGGGCGCCTGCGGGCGCCCTTATTCGTAGCCGGTCATCTCAAGGTAGCCTTTGCCGCTGTGGCTGCCTGTGACCTTGACCGGGCCTTCCCAGTAAGAGAACGAGGTGCCCATCCAGCTTTGCGGGTTCAGTGCGGTTACTTCGACGGAAACACCCTTGTCTGGCACAGATGCATGCCAGTGCGTGGGAATCTTGCGGCCTTGAACATCGCTGATATCAAGCGGCTGCGCTTGAAAGGCGCCTGGTGCCAGCGGCTCGGCGGTGCCGTCAGCGGATATCCAGGTGCCCGAGGTGAAATCGTCGCGTGCACCACGCAGGACAAACCCCATCAGCTTCTCGCCGTTGTCGAAGCTGAGCGAGAACCAGTCCCAGCCGCTTTGATCCTCTGCCAGCGGCTGACTTGACCATTCCCGGTCCAGCCATCCACTGCCGGTGACATCCACTGGCCCGTCCGGCAAAGATAAAGTTCCAGAGATCTGATAGTGCGGCTGGGAATAATAATGGCTTGCCTGGCCAGAGGCAGACTTGACCGAGTAACCCGCATGACCTTGCAGAACCAGCGGGCCGTCTGCAGTCAGCTCCAGGTCGTAGGAGAATTCCAGCGCGGTTGCCGAAAGTGAAATCTTTTCAAGTGTCTCATCGGTAGAGCGCATGTGCCAGTCGTCGATCCATGCGGTAAAGGGATCAGGCTGAACACCCGCTTGTCCCACGCCCCCGCGAGCGATCCGTTCCTCAAACAGGTGCGTGTCTTTTGTGGTGACGGCGGCATGCGCCATCCAGATTTGCGGACTGTGCCAGCCGGCTGCTTCTCCAGGCGCCAGGGCGGAGCGGAACAGTGTCCACTGGATGCCATAATCTGCACCGTCGGAACCTTCAAGATTGGCAGTCAAGTACCACCACTCAATACGGAAATCAGGGTGAGGACCGTGGTCGGAAGGGAAGGTCAGCCGGGCATCGGGTTTTGGTATGGCAAATCCTTCCGCATCTGTTCCAAGACCGGCATAACCTTGCGGGTGCCCAGCGGTTGCCCAGATGGCGCCTGCAGCAAATAGAAACATCCTAGCGTTCATTGGCAAACACCTTGAGCAGATCAGCCGGGTCAATCCGGCTCAGCCGCCAGGCTGGCAGAGCAGCAGCAATCACCGCAGCAAGGAGTGCCAGCATGAACAACCGCAGCCAGTCCAGTGGAAACAGATACATCGGCAGCTTCCAGCCAAAGGCAGCCACGTTGATCACCGAAAGCAGCACCCATGCCAGAACAAGACCCAGCGGCAGCGCGAGAACCGCTGTCCCGGCCGCCAGCATAAGGCTGCGCAGAACCTCTGCCGCGGCCAGTTGGCGGCGGGTCACGCCCATCGCCCAGACCGGCGCCAGCTGCGGCAGGCGCTGGCTCCACAGTGTCAGCAGGCTGGTTAGCAGCGCAAAGCCAGCAACACCCAGAGTCAGCAAGTTCAAGGCGGCAGTGATGACAAAGGTTCTGTCAAAAACCGCCAGCGAACGCGTCTTGACTGTGGCTTGGTCTGTGATGTTTTCCCGTGGAAAGTCAAACTCTTGCCTGATTGACTTGATCAAGCCGGAAATTTCTTGAGGATCAGCGCGCAAGCCGAAGTTCCTGTTGGGAAGACTTGGGACATGCTGTAGAAGCGCTCGCAGCGAAACCATGGCTTGGCCATTCGGATTTCCATAGTCAGAGTAGACCCCGGCAACGGGCAGACGCCATCCAGGTCCCAATTCCAGAATGCTGCCCGGTGCCAGCATGTGCCGGCGCGCAAGCTGCTCATTGATCAGCAGCGCTTCACCGCTTGCCGTTTGGTCCCAGACATCCGGCAAGGCGTCCAGCAGGGGCCAGTTTGTCCGGTAGGCTTCGTCGTCTTCAAATCCGTAAACCCGCAGCGGAGCGCCTTTGAACCTGGTGTCGTGATAGCGGCGGGACAGGACCGTGATGCCCTGCGCCTCCAGCCAATGCGCCAGTTCCGCGCCCTGTTCATCGCTTGTGGCGGTGACATAAACCTCCGCGAACAGCCGCTGATCCAGCCAGCCCGTAAAGGTCAGGCGGAAGCTGGACACCATGGTGCCAACGCCAATGTTTGCAGCCAGGGCCAGCAGCAAAGCCATCAGTGCCAAAGACATGCCCGGAAGCTGCGCGCGGGTGTCGGCCCAAAGCCACTCAGCCATTGCGCCCTTTGCCATTCGTGCTCCTAGCGATAGGCCTGTTGAAATTAGCAGTGGCAAAAAAAGAGCTGCGCCCAGCATTACGGCTCCGAGGAATGCAAAACCTGCAACAAGCCCTTGAAAGAAATAAATAACAGTCAAACCTGCAGTGATGGCAGCGGCGCCGCAGAACGCGCTGGTCACATGTGATTGGCTGGCTTGCTGGCCGCGGGCACGGGTCGCCGGGGCAGCCAAAATGGGCAAGCGCCAAAGTGCAAAGAGCGATTGCGTACTGGCCAGAAAAGCGCCGCCCAGGGTCATTGCCAGCCCGGAAATGACCCAGCCGGGCCGCAGCGACAGGCTGCCGTCCACTGACGCGCCATACAGCCCGGCCAAGGTCGCATTGACATCAGGCAGCAACGCAGCCGCCACCAGGTAACCGCCCGCAAGCCCGGCAATGCCCGCAAGAAGGGCAATGGCGGCCAGCTCGGCGGCAAACAGGCCGGACAGCAGGTGCATAGGCACCCCTAGACTGCGCAAGGTCCGGATCATCCCGCGCCGCTGTTCCAGGCTTAGCGCGATGGTTCCCTGAACGATGAAGAGTCCGACGGCAAAGGACAACAGGCCAAAGGCCGTAAGGTTCAGATGGAAACTTTCCGTCAGACGCGCTGTGTCAGAGGCCGCGGCGCGGGCAGGGATATGTTTAAGCTCGGGTGCAAGCCCGGCAAGCGGGGCCAGTCCAGGAGTTTGTTCGGGCAGAACCAACAGATAACTCAGACTGTATGGCTGGCGGAGCAATTGACTGGCTAGGCTGAGATCAGCCATGGCTATGCCCCGCGGCAATGCCGCTAGGCGGGTTACCGGATGGGTTTTCTGCGCTTCTGACAAAAGCGCGGCCGTCTCCGGGTGGGCAAAGATCCGACCTGGAGGGCGCAGGGCCTCTAATGCTGTTGCGCCCCCTGCTTCTGCGGCTTCGGCAAGCGCGGGCGCCTGCGGATGCTGCAGCAGGTCAACGCCCATGATATCAAAGCTGTGCCGGTCGAATCTGACAACACCCTCCAGCACCGGAGCAAGCCTCCATCCAGAACGACGCAACTCGGCGTAGCGGGCAATGGGGATGGATCCGGTTTCCGGTACAAGCCGGGCAAGCCCTGCTGTGCCAAGCTGTTCCGACGCGCGGGCATAACTCGCCCGTGCTTCTGCGTTGATTGCCTGGACCGCCGACCACAAACCGGCCGCAAGCGCCAGCCCGGCAATCAGGGTTGCCAGCTGCAGCGGGTGTCGCCGCCAATGCGACAGAATTGCCAGAAGCGCGGCGCCTGTCATGCCGCCGTGCCGTGCCGCAGATGCAGGCGCTGGTCGAGCATCCCTGCAATTGCTTCGGAATGGGTTACCAGAAAAAGCGCTGTGCCGCTTTCCTGGACAAGTTCCAGCATCAGTTCCATCACGGCAGCGCTAGCGGTTTCATCGAGGTTGCCGGTCGGCTCATCCGCCAGCAGCAGCTTGGGCCGAACGGCCAGTGCGCGGGCGATTGCCACCCGCTGCTGCTGCCCGCCAGAAAGCTGCTCGGGGTAACGGTGCAGCAGACCGGACAGGCCCAGGCGGTCAGTCAGGCGCTTTTCCCAGCCCTCATCCCATCTGCCGCCAAGACGGGCATGTAACGCAATGTTCTTGCTAATGTTAAGTGAGGGGATTAGGTTAAATTGCTGAAAAACAAGAGAAACATCCTGCCTGCGCAATGCCGCCCGCTGGCTGTCACTCAACCCGGAGAGGCGCGTTCCGTCAATCTCGATTTCGCCGCGGTCAAATTGATCGAGCGCCCCAGCCAGATGAAGCAAAGTGCTTTTGCCGGAGCCGCTTTCTCCGGTCAGGGCCAGGCTGCGGCCACCCTGCAGATCCAGTGATATCCCGCGAAGCACAGCTGTTTCAGCTGTTTGGCCCGGAAAGCGCTTGGTCACGTTGCGGATTGTCAGAACCATATGCGTCTGTCTCTGCGCCTTGGGCCATCACATGCTGCCCGGCCACTCAATACCCTCGCGTCCTGGATGTCCAGCGGAGAGACAGTTCCGTCTGGTCAATGCGTTGGCGGGAATGCTTCAATTGCGTCTTGCCCGCATGATTTCTATGGTGCAGCCAAGGGGTGGCAAATCGAATTCAGTACGGGAGGTAAGGCGTGACGCTGTGGAACCAGCTTCTGTGGGGATCAATCTACCTCAGCGCCTGCCTGATCCTTGAAATCACGGTGCTGGTCTGGTGCGCTTCGGTTCTGAACAGGATGTCCAAACGGTTTTCCAAACCCTACCGGCCCTGGCAGTTGGGCCTGATGCTGCTGGTTGCCATTTTTATCATTCTTGGAAGCCATACCGCCCAGGTTTGGATCTGGTCTTCGGCCTTTGTGTTGGTCGGCGCGATCGAAGACTGGAACACCTCGGTGTATTTTTCGCTGGTGACCTACACCACCCTTGGCTACGGCGATGTGGTGCTGGGCCCTGCGCTACGGATATTTGCGGCTTTGGCTGCGGTCACGGGCCTGTTTGGGTTCGGGATCAGCACAGCGTTCCTTGTCAGCGCCATGGGGCGGCTGTTTTCCTTTAATGGACAACGTTCTGAAGGGGGCGGCTAAAGCACAGGGGCGAGCAGGCGCGCTGCCGGTGCCAGCAGGCGGATCCAGAGTTTCTGCTGGCTCAGACTTTCGGTCAGTTCGCGCGCACTCCGGAAGTCTTCTGCCAGCATGTTTGCTATTTCAGACGCGGGGCGCGGATCAAAGAACAGCGCCATGGTTTCGAAGTTCAGCCTGAAGGACCGGTTGTCGAGATTTGCTGTCCCGATGCCGCCAATTGTATTGTCAGCCACAAAGCACTTCTGGTGCATGAACCCGCCCTGGTAGCGCAGGATACGAACCCCGGCTTCACGCAATTCATCAAAAAATGCAAAGCTGGCAAGCCATGGCAGGTGGTGGTCAATGGTTTCCGGCAAAAGCACCCGGACATCGACACCCCGCAGGCCGGCGTGTTTCAAGGCTGCAAAAACATCCTGATCAGGAACGAAGTAGGGAGACGCGAGCCAAATCCTGGACTGTGCCGCAGTGATGGCGGAGAAATAGAGCATGGAGCCATTGCCGGTTGTGTCACCTGGCCCGGTCGAGGCGATCAGCCCCGGCAGGTCCTGCGGTGACACTTCGGGCTTCCAGTTGAGAAGGTCCAGGATAGGTTCCTGTGTTCGCCAGAGCCAATCCTCTGCAAAGGACAGCTGAAGCTGCTGGACCACGGGCCCGGTCAGCCGGACATGCGTATCCCGCCAAGTACCAAACTTCGGATCGAGCCCAATGTATTCATCTCCGGCATTGAGGCCGCCGGTGAAGCCAATCCGTCCATCCGCGATCACGGTTTTCCGGTGATTGCGGAAGTTGATCCGCAACCGGTGCCAAGGACCGCGCTGAACCGCCGGGTCAATCATGTTGATGCCTGCAGCCTCCAACGCGTGTTTATAGTCGCGCGGCAGCTTGCGGCTGCCGATGCTGTCGGTCATGAACCAGATGGTCACACCGCGCTCTGCAGCGGCAATCAGCCGGGTCTGCAGTTGCAGCCCAACCCCGTCGGCGTGCAGGATGTAATACTGAACCAGGATATAATCCTGCGCATTATCAATTGCTTCGTAGATGGCGTTAAAGGTTTCGGCACCGTTAAGAAGCAGTTCCATTCCGTTGCCCCGGCAGACATTCAGGCCTGCGATCACTTCGAAAGGGGCCGTATTGACAGCCAATGCAGATGCGTCTTGTGTCCGGGCATTGGTAAAGTTGCGCTTGGCGATCACGGCCTGCTCTGCGGCCCGGCGCGTCGTCCAGTATCCTTTGAAACGGTGATGGCCAAAAATCATGTAGGCGGGCAGGGCCAGCACCGGTGCAGACAGAAGGAATACGACCCAGCCGATCGCGCCTTGCGGCGTGCGCGCAGTGCGTGCCGCGCTGAGTGCCGCCACTCCGGCCGCCGTCCAGGTTGCAGCCAGGGCTGCGGTGCTTAGAACGATCCAGAACATAGAGGGCTCCAAAATCCGCCTGATTGTCAGACTAATACCGATCCGGGCATCCCGCCATACCCGGGAAAACGCATCGCAGTCCGGCTCATGAATTGACGCTGGCAATTTCCCTGCAGTTGTGGGACGTTGCGGCTATGCCGATCCTTCCGCCAGTCCTCATGTGGCCAGCCGCATTGTTATCCGCCGCCGGCCGTTTCAACAGAAAAAACGGCTGGGTGATGAGCAGTCATATCGCCATGTCGATGATGCTGGCGCTGTTTCCCTTTGTGCTGTTCACCGTGGCGCTCGCAGGCACTGTTGCCGGTCTCCTTTCGCAAGAGGTCGAGGTTGAGGCGATGACGGAGCAGGTGTTCAGTGTTTGGCCGGATGCAGTGGCACGGCCGATCCTGACAGAGCTCAAGGCGGTACTGCGCACGTCCAACACACAGCTGGTGACACTGGGCGGCCTTTTTGCGCTTTATTTTGCGTCAAACGGCGTCGATGCGGTGAGAACCGCTATGGTCCAGGCCTATCACGACACCGACACCCGGCCGTTCTGGCGGTCCCGTGCGCTGTGCATCGCGCTGGTCATTCTTGGCGGCGCGGGCATTCTGGCAGTCACGGTGTTTGAAGTGATCATGCCGCTGTATGTGCGCCATATCACCAAGCTGCTGCCTTTTGCCACTGTGCCGCAAGGCTGGGAGCAGGGGTTGCGGGGGCTTCTGGCGCTGGCGCTGCCAACGGGTGCGGTGCTGGCGTTTCATGTTCTGCTGCCAGGGCGGGTGCATCGGTTCCGGCGCATTCTGCCAGGTGCCATCCTGACGCTGCTGCTGTGGCTGATCTGCGGCAGCGGGTTTGCGATTTATGTGAGCTCTTTTGCGCAGTACTCTGCCACTTACGCAGGCCTCGCCGGCGCGATGGCGGCGATGATCTTTTTGTATCTCAATTCCGCCATCTTGATCCTGGGTGCGGAATTCAATGGTGCGCTGATCGATATGGCGAACAAAATGGGGCGGACATAAACCCTGCGGCGCTTCTGCAACTGTTTCCATTTATTCAACAATAAGGCAGGCGTGCCACAATTGCGCCCCGGTCTGATCCTAATCCGCCTCTAAGACTGCAGGAAAGCAGCGGATCCAGAAGGGGCCACCATGACAAAACTGCAAAACAAACTGCGCCGCATGCGGCTGTTTGAACTGATGCGTCAACGCGGAATGGGCAGCACCGCGGGGCATGACCTGCGGGTGTCACGGCTGACCGACGAAGAAGGTGAAGAGGCCATCATGCTTCGCACAATGGCCGCCCGGTCGCTGACCATGCCCCGCAACCGTCAGGTTTGACGCGGTTCAGCCGCGGAACCCCGTGGCCACCACGAACTTTTCAGAGCTGTCCGACCGCGAGGAGGGCGGCTTGATATTCATCACCTTGGTGAACTTCTGCTTCAGCAGCTTCTGCAGCTCCCCCTCTGCACCGCCGGCCAGAACCTTGGCGACAAAGGTGCCGCCTTCTTCCAGCACGTCAAAGGCGAAGTAGGCCGCAGTTTCGCACAGTGATATGATCCGCAAATGGTCGGTCTGCTTGTGGCCGGAACTGGCCGCTGCCATATCCGACATCACCACATCCGCTTTGCCGCCAAGCCATTCCTTCACCTGTTCGTCAGCGCCGTCGTCCATGAAGTCGAGCTGGTGGAATTCCGCGCCTGCCAGCGGTTCGACCTCTTGCAAGTCGACACCGATGATGCGGCCAACGGCCTTTCCCTGTTTTTCGCCCAGGGAATTGATCCGCTTTACTGCCACCTGCGCCCAGCCGCCCGGCGCGCAGCCCAGATCGACAACCCGCGCACCATTCACCAGGAAGCGGAACTTGTCGTCCAGCTCCATGATCTTATAGGCGGCCCGGCCGCGGTAGCCTTCGGCCTGGGCGCGTTTGACATAAGGGTCGTTCAGCTGCCGCTGCAGCCAGCGGGTCGAGCTGAGCTTGCGCCCGCGCGCCGTTTTTACATTCACCTTCAGATCGCGCTGCCCGCGTCCCGAAGTGTTCTTTCCTGTCGGTGTCTTTGCCATGACTGCCACCATTTGCGCCGGATGCCCGGAGTTTCGACACCCCCGGCCCGGAAAAATCCAATTCTACCGGCCCCGCTTAATAGGGGCCGTCTTCCAGAACACCATCCGCGCTCATCTGCGCATAAAGCAGGCCTTCGCGCAGGCCGCGGTCCGCGACCGATAGGCGGTCAGTGGGCCAGCAACGCAGCAGCGCCTGCAGGATGGCGGAACCGGACATGATCAGCGCCTGCCGGTCCTCGCCGATGCGGGGGTCACGGCGGCGGCCCTGAGGGCCGAGTTCTAGATAACCCCGGATCACTTTGTCAATCTGATCGCTGGTCATCCGCAGCCCGTCCACTTTGGTACGGTCATAGCGTTTGAGGCCTAGATGCGAGGCCGCCACGGTTGTGACGGTACCGGAGGTGCCGACAATCTGAAACCCTGCGCGTGCTTGCTCGTCCTTGTAGGGGGCGAAATCAGCAAGGTTCTCCTCGAAGAACCAGCTCATCAGGGCAAAGCGCGCGGCGTCGTCCTCCACATCGTTGAACTGGTCGCGCAATGTGGCGACTCCCAGCGGCACTGAGATCCAGTCCACCACCTTGGCGGCAGGGAACGGGCTTTCTGTCGGGTGAAACCCGTTGTGCAACCGCATGATGGCCGCCGGGCGGTCGCGCCGCGGCACCGAGGAAACGTCGATCCAGACCAGTTCGGTGGAGCCGCCGCCGATATCAACAACCAGCAGCTGCTCCGTCTTGGTGGAGACCAGCGGCGCACAGGAAATAACCGCGAGCCGCGCTTCCTCCTCTGGCTGGATGATTTCAAGCGTAAGCCCGGTTTCCCGTTTCACCTGCCGGATGAAGTCCCGGGCGTTTTTGGCGCGGCGGCAGGCCTCCGTTGCCACCAGCCGCATCCGCTTGACCTTGTTTCGCTTGAGTTTCTGCTGGCAGATCCGCAGCGCCTGAATGGTGCGCGCCATCGAGGACCGCGACAGCCGTCCGGTCCGCTCCAGTCCGGCGCCGAGCTGCACCGACTTGGAGAAACTGTCGACCACATGAATGCCGCTGCCCTTGGGCTGGGCAATCAGCATGCGGCAGCTATTTGTACCCAGATCCAGTGCCGCATAAAGCGCATCAGGATCGGGACGGGCCGGTGCAGGGGTCTCAACCGCTTTGGGAAACGCGCCCGCACCTTTCGAGCGCCTGGGCGCCATGATTCACGCCCTCCGATTATCGTGTTAAGGACGACAATAGGTGCGCGGGTGCACAGGCGCAAGCGCCGCAAGGGCAGAAGTGAAGCAATTTCCGCTGCTTCCCGGAAAACTCATAATTCACATGAATATTTTGGCGGTTCGCTGCTGTGGCATTCACAGGTGCGCAAAGCTAGTGTCGCGGCAGCAAAACGTCGCTCAATCCCATCGTGTTGTCGAAAATCGACCAACCTGCGGCGCGTCACCGCACTAGAACGTGGTCTATCCAGGCTAGGAGGAAAGCAAGGCATGCCCGACGTTACGATTGTATACTGGCGCGATATCCCCGCGCAGGTCATCGTTGGCAAAGGCCGCCGCGGCGCCAAGCGTCAGCTCGAGGAACGGTTCGAGCAGGCAATTGACCGCGCAGCCATGAAGGTGAACGCTAAGGACGCGGACGCCTATCTGGCTGAATGGCGAAAGGCCGCACCTTTCTCCGCGGAAGGCGAGGCGGCTGACATTGCTGAAGCCGAAGCAAAGCGCCTGGAAACTGAGTATGATCAGGACCGCCTGAAGGCACTGATTGCGAATGACGGATGGGCGTGACCCCTACCACTTTGGGAGGCCGTGATGGCTTTGCTGAACTTTAAGAAACGCGACACTGGCGCAGGCCAAACCGCCACCCCCGAAATGGAAGCTTTCCTGAAAGGCTATTCCATCGAGGTGATGCCGCGCACCGCTGCCAAGGTCGAAGATTTCCGCGACCTGCTGCCCGCCGGAACCCGCGTCTACATCGCGCACATCGAAGGCACCCCGATCGAGGACATGGTCGAGACCGCCAAGCGT
It encodes the following:
- a CDS encoding lipocalin-like domain-containing protein, producing MNARMFLFAAGAIWATAGHPQGYAGLGTDAEGFAIPKPDARLTFPSDHGPHPDFRIEWWYLTANLEGSDGADYGIQWTLFRSALAPGEAAGWHSPQIWMAHAAVTTKDTHLFEERIARGGVGQAGVQPDPFTAWIDDWHMRSTDETLEKISLSATALEFSYDLELTADGPLVLQGHAGYSVKSASGQASHYYSQPHYQISGTLSLPDGPVDVTGSGWLDREWSSQPLAEDQSGWDWFSLSFDNGEKLMGFVLRGARDDFTSGTWISADGTAEPLAPGAFQAQPLDISDVQGRKIPTHWHASVPDKGVSVEVTALNPQSWMGTSFSYWEGPVKVTGSHSGKGYLEMTGYE
- a CDS encoding universal stress protein encodes the protein MSKPVLCALELNDRDLDEKVLVQAARLAGLDGAQLDVVNVLPDFGESWVSGFFEEHHHEKAVKDTTQRLTGLCESVLGKERNAKVRHLVATGTAYQEILKVAQTAGSGLIVIGAHKPDLKDYLLGPNAARVIRHSDCSVFVVR
- a CDS encoding potassium channel family protein, whose translation is MTLWNQLLWGSIYLSACLILEITVLVWCASVLNRMSKRFSKPYRPWQLGLMLLVAIFIILGSHTAQVWIWSSAFVLVGAIEDWNTSVYFSLVTYTTLGYGDVVLGPALRIFAALAAVTGLFGFGISTAFLVSAMGRLFSFNGQRSEGGG
- a CDS encoding ABC transporter ATP-binding protein — translated: MVLTIRNVTKRFPGQTAETAVLRGISLDLQGGRSLALTGESGSGKSTLLHLAGALDQFDRGEIEIDGTRLSGLSDSQRAALRRQDVSLVFQQFNLIPSLNISKNIALHARLGGRWDEGWEKRLTDRLGLSGLLHRYPEQLSGGQQQRVAIARALAVRPKLLLADEPTGNLDETASAAVMELMLELVQESGTALFLVTHSEAIAGMLDQRLHLRHGTAA
- a CDS encoding ABC transporter permease encodes the protein MTGAALLAILSHWRRHPLQLATLIAGLALAAGLWSAVQAINAEARASYARASEQLGTAGLARLVPETGSIPIARYAELRRSGWRLAPVLEGVVRFDRHSFDIMGVDLLQHPQAPALAEAAEAGGATALEALRPPGRIFAHPETAALLSEAQKTHPVTRLAALPRGIAMADLSLASQLLRQPYSLSYLLVLPEQTPGLAPLAGLAPELKHIPARAAASDTARLTESFHLNLTAFGLLSFAVGLFIVQGTIALSLEQRRGMIRTLRSLGVPMHLLSGLFAAELAAIALLAGIAGLAGGYLVAAALLPDVNATLAGLYGASVDGSLSLRPGWVISGLAMTLGGAFLASTQSLFALWRLPILAAPATRARGQQASQSHVTSAFCGAAAITAGLTVIYFFQGLVAGFAFLGAVMLGAALFLPLLISTGLSLGARMAKGAMAEWLWADTRAQLPGMSLALMALLLALAANIGVGTMVSSFRLTFTGWLDQRLFAEVYVTATSDEQGAELAHWLEAQGITVLSRRYHDTRFKGAPLRVYGFEDDEAYRTNWPLLDALPDVWDQTASGEALLINEQLARRHMLAPGSILELGPGWRLPVAGVYSDYGNPNGQAMVSLRALLQHVPSLPNRNFGLRADPQEISGLIKSIRQEFDFPRENITDQATVKTRSLAVFDRTFVITAALNLLTLGVAGFALLTSLLTLWSQRLPQLAPVWAMGVTRRQLAAAEVLRSLMLAAGTAVLALPLGLVLAWVLLSVINVAAFGWKLPMYLFPLDWLRLFMLALLAAVIAAALPAWRLSRIDPADLLKVFANER
- a CDS encoding YihY/virulence factor BrkB family protein: MPILPPVLMWPAALLSAAGRFNRKNGWVMSSHIAMSMMLALFPFVLFTVALAGTVAGLLSQEVEVEAMTEQVFSVWPDAVARPILTELKAVLRTSNTQLVTLGGLFALYFASNGVDAVRTAMVQAYHDTDTRPFWRSRALCIALVILGGAGILAVTVFEVIMPLYVRHITKLLPFATVPQGWEQGLRGLLALALPTGAVLAFHVLLPGRVHRFRRILPGAILTLLLWLICGSGFAIYVSSFAQYSATYAGLAGAMAAMIFLYLNSAILILGAEFNGALIDMANKMGRT
- the cls gene encoding cardiolipin synthase, encoding MFWIVLSTAALAATWTAAGVAALSAARTARTPQGAIGWVVFLLSAPVLALPAYMIFGHHRFKGYWTTRRAAEQAVIAKRNFTNARTQDASALAVNTAPFEVIAGLNVCRGNGMELLLNGAETFNAIYEAIDNAQDYILVQYYILHADGVGLQLQTRLIAAAERGVTIWFMTDSIGSRKLPRDYKHALEAAGINMIDPAVQRGPWHRLRINFRNHRKTVIADGRIGFTGGLNAGDEYIGLDPKFGTWRDTHVRLTGPVVQQLQLSFAEDWLWRTQEPILDLLNWKPEVSPQDLPGLIASTGPGDTTGNGSMLYFSAITAAQSRIWLASPYFVPDQDVFAALKHAGLRGVDVRVLLPETIDHHLPWLASFAFFDELREAGVRILRYQGGFMHQKCFVADNTIGGIGTANLDNRSFRLNFETMALFFDPRPASEIANMLAEDFRSARELTESLSQQKLWIRLLAPAARLLAPVL
- a CDS encoding Ppx/GppA phosphatase family protein; translated protein: MAPRRSKGAGAFPKAVETPAPARPDPDALYAALDLGTNSCRMLIAQPKGSGIHVVDSFSKSVQLGAGLERTGRLSRSSMARTIQALRICQQKLKRNKVKRMRLVATEACRRAKNARDFIRQVKRETGLTLEIIQPEEEARLAVISCAPLVSTKTEQLLVVDIGGGSTELVWIDVSSVPRRDRPAAIMRLHNGFHPTESPFPAAKVVDWISVPLGVATLRDQFNDVEDDAARFALMSWFFEENLADFAPYKDEQARAGFQIVGTSGTVTTVAASHLGLKRYDRTKVDGLRMTSDQIDKVIRGYLELGPQGRRRDPRIGEDRQALIMSGSAILQALLRCWPTDRLSVADRGLREGLLYAQMSADGVLEDGPY
- a CDS encoding virulence factor; translated protein: MPDVTIVYWRDIPAQVIVGKGRRGAKRQLEERFEQAIDRAAMKVNAKDADAYLAEWRKAAPFSAEGEAADIAEAEAKRLETEYDQDRLKALIANDGWA
- a CDS encoding RlmE family RNA methyltransferase; translated protein: MAKTPTGKNTSGRGQRDLKVNVKTARGRKLSSTRWLQRQLNDPYVKRAQAEGYRGRAAYKIMELDDKFRFLVNGARVVDLGCAPGGWAQVAVKRINSLGEKQGKAVGRIIGVDLQEVEPLAGAEFHQLDFMDDGADEQVKEWLGGKADVVMSDMAAASSGHKQTDHLRIISLCETAAYFAFDVLEEGGTFVAKVLAGGAEGELQKLLKQKFTKVMNIKPPSSRSDSSEKFVVATGFRG